In the genome of Cercospora beticola chromosome 2, complete sequence, one region contains:
- a CDS encoding uncharacterized protein (CAZy:AA3), translating into MQQDLSVQELYHTFPIAPVERLDGLVLPVAVGATVGGGSVVNGMLFNRGSPQDYDAWLDLGNDGWGWDDLFPYFMKSSNFSQPKSQANKDFSVTWNKSAWGTDGPVHSSFPAWQVPQQELFIDAIKQTREDVSIWPEGSDESGVSWVPSTQNPDTQTRSSAKTAYYDPVAQRENLKLLVEARVHRIDFRNRSATGVWIRNRHSTGDSLRYISARKEVILAAGPVFSPYLLQVSGVGPRRLLEEAKIQLVHNLPGVGMNLQDTPVINYVWSLPGYRAPQWRDYVRNATLYQEAKREYEQNKTGPLTLCFGNLIASLSLAQIDPHLVDTIRTISHTDFNDYLPAAYTKTVYNGYEAQIRTLKQQLLSPTTGIYEFAFNGWSTTFFNLLEKPLSRGSVLLNTTSPYSSPPVVQYNTLSNPIDTLLISSMVNYTRKLFATSALINEFNPVEILPGSNYTSPQDVISALNQHRRLYPSCSHTSGGCSMMPLELGGVVGSDLKVHGIGRLSVVDSSIIPLLPSARLVHTVYAIAEKASDIIKARHLIENEE; encoded by the exons ATGCAGCAGGATCTAAGTGTGCAAGAACTTTACCACACCTTCCCTATTGCGCCGGTCGAGCGTTTGGACGGGCTTGTGCTTCCAGTCGCAGTCGGAGCTACCGTAGGAGGTGGAAGCGTCGTCAATGGCATGCTGTTCAATCGGGGCTCGCCCCAGGACTATGATGCTTGGTTGGATCTAGGAAACGATGGATGGGGCTGGGATGATCTTTTCCC TTACTTTATGAAGAGCTCCAATTTCAGCCAGCCTAAAAGTCAAGCTAACAAAGATTTCTCAGTGACCTGGAACAAATCGGCTTGGGGCACCGATGGTCCGGTCCATAGCAGCTTTCCGGCATGGCAAGTACCCCAACAGGAGCTGTTTATCGATGCCATAAAGCAGACTCGAGAAGACGTCAGCATTTGGCCAGAAGGGAGCGATGAATCTGGCGTGTCCTGGGTACCAAGCACGCAGAATCCAGACACGCAGACTCGGAGTTCCGCTAAAACCGCCTACTACGACCCCGTTGCTCAAAGGGAAAACCTGAAGCTCTTAGTGGAAGCACGAGTGCACCGCATTGATTTCAGGAACCGAAGTGCGACTGGAGTGTGGATCAGGAATCGTCACTCGACGGGAGACTCGCTGAGGTACATCTCTGCTAGGAAAGAAGTTATACTCGCCGCAGGTCCGGTCTTCAGTCCCTACCTTTTACAGGTTTCTGGAGTGGGTCCGCGTCGATTACTCGAGGAAGCAAAG ATTCAACTCGTTCATAACCTGCCAGGTGTGGGCATGAACCTTCAAGACACACCAGTCATCAACTATGTCTGGAGCCTTCCCGGGTACAGAGCTCCGCAGTGGCGAGATTATGTACGCAACGCAACACTCTACCAGGAAGCGAAACGAGAATACGAGCAGAACAAGACGGGTCCATTGACACTATGTTTTGGAAATCTCATCGCTTCGCTTTCCCTTGCTCAGATTGACCCACACCTTGTCGACACTATCCGCACAATTTCGCATACTGACTTCAATGACTACCTCCCAGCCGCATATACGAAGACTGTATACAACGGATACGAAGCCCAAATCCGCACGTTGAAGCAGCAGCTACTATCGCCCACGACTGGTATATACGAGTTTGCCTTCAACGGCTGGAGCACTACATTTTTCAACCTCCTCGAGAAGCCATTGTCCCGTGGAAGTGTGCTCCTTAACACCACATCTCCTTACTCTTCTCCACCAGTCGTGCAGTACAACACACTGTCAAACCCAATCGACACGCTCCTTATAAGCTCTATGGTGAACTACACGCGGAAACTGTTCGCTACGTCAGCGTTGATTAACGAATTCAACCCCGTCGAGATTCTGCCAGGATCGAACTATACAAGCCCCCAAGATGTGATATCGGCGTTGAACCAGCATCGACGGCTTTATCCATCTTGTTCGCACACCAGTGGTGGCTGCTCTATGATGCCGCTAGAGCTTGGAGGAGTCGTTGGCAGCGATTTGAAAGTGCATGGTATTGGGAGACTAAGTGTGGTAGATTCCAGTATTATTCCGCTCCTACCATCTGCACGGCTGGTCCATACA GTCTACGCTATTGCGGAAAAGGCTTCAGACATTATTAAGGCAAGGCACTTAATAGAGAACGAAGAGTAG